The following is a genomic window from Amycolatopsis cihanbeyliensis.
TTCCGCGTCACACGCACACCCCCTCGAGTTGACAGCCGTTCCCGCCCTGCACTGAACTGTTCAGTGTACATACGTTCACTGAATCGGAGCGGAAGATGGCGGTGCAGGTTCCCCGGCTGGTCCCCCGCGGCGCCCGCCGCAGAGCGCGGTCGCTCGCCTCGCTCGCCGAGGCGTTGCTGACCCCGCACGGGATGGACCGCTACCTCGAGCTCGTCGACCCGATGTTGGTGCGCAGGGAGATCCGCGGGGTGGTGACCGGGGTACGGCGGCAGACGCCGGACACCGTGACCCTCACGGTCCGGCCGAGCAGGGCCTGGCGCGGGTTCAGCGCGGGGCAGTACGTGCGGGTGTCGGTGGACATCGACGGCGTGCGGCGCACCCGGTGCTACTCGCCGACCTGCTCCGAACACGGCGGGCAGCTCGAGCTCACCGTGAAGGCGCAGGAGAACGGGCTGGTCTCGGGCCACCTGCACCGGCATGCCGCACCGGGCATGGTGCTCGGGCTCTCCCAGCCGGACGGCGAGTTCACCCTGCCGGCGCGGCGCCCGGAGAAGATCCTGCTGGTCAGCGGCGGCAGCGGGATCACCCCGGTGCTGTCCATGCTGCGCACGCTGGTGGACGAGGGACACCCCGGCGAGGTCGTGTTCCTGCACTACGCGAACACCGCGGCGGACGTGCTCTACCGCACCGAACTGGCCGAGCTCGCCCGGCGGCTCCCCGGCCTGCGGGTGGTGCTGGCCCACACCCACAGTGGCGGCGGCGACCTGCACGGCTTCTTCGAACGGGCGCACCTGCACCGGGTGGCGCCCTGGTACCACACGGCACAGACCTACCTGTGCGGCCCGTTGCCGCTGATGGACTCGGTACGCGCCACGTTCGAAGCCGATGGTTTGAGTGAACAACTGAACACCGAAGAGTTCACGCCGCCGCCGGTGCCAGCCGATGGCGGGGCCACGGGCCAGGTTCGGTTCGCGCGCAGCGGCAGGGAGACCGCCAACTCCGGCAAGCCGCTGCTGGACCAGGCCGAGGACGCCGGCCTGCGACCCGAGCACGGCTGCCGGATGGGGATCTGCTTCTCCTGCACGAAGCTGAAGACCTCCGGCTGCGTGCGCAACGCGCGCACCGGCGAGCTCTCCGCCGAGGACAACGTCGAAATCCAGTTGTGCATCTCGATCCCGGTCGGGGACGTCGAGATCCAAACCTAAGGAGTCACACCATGACCGGACTGCAGGATCGCCTCACACCCGAGCAGGTGGAGGAGTTCGGCCGAGAGGTGGACGAGCTGCGCCAGCGGATCGTCTCCGACCTCGGCAAGGAGGATGTCGACTACATCCAGAACATGATCAGGACACAACGCGCCCTCGAGGTCGTCGGCCGTGGGCTGCTGTTCGCCGGGTTCTTCCCGCCGGCCTGGATCGCCGGGGTCGGCGCGCTGTCGCTGTCCAAGATCCTGGACAACATGGAGATCGGGCACAACGTGATGCACGGCCAGTACGACTGGACCCGCATCCCGGAACTGAGCTCGCAGCGGTTC
Proteins encoded in this region:
- a CDS encoding ferredoxin reductase → MAVQVPRLVPRGARRRARSLASLAEALLTPHGMDRYLELVDPMLVRREIRGVVTGVRRQTPDTVTLTVRPSRAWRGFSAGQYVRVSVDIDGVRRTRCYSPTCSEHGGQLELTVKAQENGLVSGHLHRHAAPGMVLGLSQPDGEFTLPARRPEKILLVSGGSGITPVLSMLRTLVDEGHPGEVVFLHYANTAADVLYRTELAELARRLPGLRVVLAHTHSGGGDLHGFFERAHLHRVAPWYHTAQTYLCGPLPLMDSVRATFEADGLSEQLNTEEFTPPPVPADGGATGQVRFARSGRETANSGKPLLDQAEDAGLRPEHGCRMGICFSCTKLKTSGCVRNARTGELSAEDNVEIQLCISIPVGDVEIQT